Proteins encoded together in one Sulfitobacter pontiacus window:
- the fabF gene encoding beta-ketoacyl-ACP synthase II has protein sequence MRRVVVTGLGLVTPLADGVEASWSRILDGQSGAGKITGFDPSKLVTQYACEVPLGDGTDGTFNGDKYMEPKEQRKVDTFILFGMAAAQQAVEDSGWMPTDREDLERTGVLIGSGIGGLNSIANTAVMMHEKGPRRVSPFFVPGALINLISGQVSIRYGFRGPNHSVVTACSTGAHAIGDASRLIQHGDADVMIAGGAEAAICEIGMAGFNACKALSTKRGDDPTKASRPYDADRDGFVMGEGAGIVVLEEYEHAKARGAKIYAEVLGYGLSGDAYHITAPAEDGDGAERSMRNALRGAGLEPKDIDYINAHGTSTMADVIELGAVERMLGDAVETVTMSSTKSATGHLLGAAGAIEAIFSILAIRDQVAPPTINLDNPAVETKIDLAPNKKVERKIDVALSNSFGFGGTNASVIFGKAS, from the coding sequence ATGCGCAGAGTAGTAGTGACAGGTTTGGGATTGGTAACTCCGTTGGCCGATGGCGTGGAGGCCAGCTGGTCCAGAATTTTGGATGGTCAATCCGGAGCGGGCAAGATCACGGGCTTCGATCCCAGCAAGCTGGTCACTCAATACGCCTGCGAAGTGCCGCTTGGCGACGGTACGGATGGTACCTTTAACGGCGACAAGTATATGGAGCCGAAAGAACAGCGCAAAGTGGATACCTTTATCCTGTTCGGCATGGCCGCAGCACAGCAAGCGGTCGAGGATTCCGGCTGGATGCCCACGGACCGCGAAGATCTGGAACGCACCGGCGTCTTGATCGGGTCGGGCATCGGGGGCCTGAACTCTATCGCGAACACTGCCGTGATGATGCACGAGAAAGGCCCGCGCCGCGTGAGCCCGTTCTTTGTGCCCGGCGCGCTGATCAACCTGATCTCGGGTCAGGTATCGATTCGCTATGGATTCCGCGGCCCGAACCATTCGGTTGTGACCGCCTGTTCCACCGGTGCCCATGCGATTGGTGACGCAAGCCGTCTGATCCAGCATGGCGACGCGGATGTGATGATTGCCGGCGGGGCCGAGGCCGCGATTTGCGAGATCGGCATGGCCGGGTTCAACGCCTGTAAGGCGCTGTCCACCAAGCGGGGCGACGACCCCACCAAGGCAAGCCGCCCCTATGACGCGGATCGTGACGGTTTCGTCATGGGCGAGGGCGCGGGCATTGTCGTGCTGGAAGAATACGAACACGCCAAGGCACGTGGCGCGAAAATCTATGCCGAAGTGCTTGGCTATGGTCTGTCGGGCGATGCCTATCACATCACCGCCCCCGCCGAGGATGGCGACGGGGCCGAACGGTCCATGCGCAACGCCCTGCGTGGTGCCGGGCTGGAGCCAAAAGACATCGACTATATCAACGCGCATGGCACATCGACCATGGCTGATGTGATCGAACTGGGCGCGGTCGAGCGGATGCTGGGCGACGCGGTTGAGACGGTCACCATGTCGTCGACGAAATCCGCGACCGGTCACCTGTTGGGGGCTGCTGGCGCGATCGAGGCGATCTTCTCTATCCTCGCGATCCGCGATCAGGTGGCCCCACCGACCATCAACCTCGACAATCCTGCGGTTGAAACCAAGATCGATCTGGCCCCGAACAAGAAGGTCGAGCGCAAGATTGATGTCGCGCTGAGCAACTCTTTCGGCTTTGGTGGCACCAACGCGAGCGTGATCTTCGGGAAAGCATCCTAA
- the mltG gene encoding endolytic transglycosylase MltG has translation MWRHIASNAVTFLILGLFLLGGIILWGRGQYDAPGPLSQAICLQVERGSNMRAVGDDLATQEAVSSAAIFRLGAEYEEKTRDLKAGSFLIQPEASMKEIVDTVTRGGASTCGTEVVYRIGVNRISTQVRELDPVTSRFVERAEFTPGEDEVPEVYTQTKAKADTRFRIAMAEGVTSWQVAEALKAIDLLSGEIAAVPAEGSLAPDSYEVSEGDDRAEILTRMAAAQEQRLAEAWEARDPGLPVETPEELLILASIVEKETGVPEEREQVASVFVNRLNQGMRLQTDPTVIYGITNGQGVLGRGLRRSELRKETPFNTYVIDALPPTPIANPGRASLMAAAQPASEDYVFFVADGTGGHAFAETLEEHNANVARWRKIEAERGAEAAGNASTGGN, from the coding sequence ATGTGGCGTCATATCGCGTCTAACGCTGTTACGTTTCTGATTTTAGGCTTGTTTTTGTTAGGCGGGATTATCCTGTGGGGGCGGGGGCAGTATGATGCCCCCGGTCCGCTGTCGCAGGCGATCTGCCTGCAGGTGGAGCGCGGGTCGAACATGCGTGCCGTGGGCGATGATCTTGCTACGCAAGAGGCCGTAAGCTCGGCTGCGATCTTCCGTCTTGGGGCAGAGTATGAGGAAAAGACCCGCGACCTGAAGGCGGGGAGCTTTCTGATCCAGCCCGAAGCCTCGATGAAAGAGATCGTAGACACCGTGACACGCGGCGGGGCAAGCACCTGCGGTACCGAAGTTGTCTACCGCATCGGTGTGAACCGCATCAGCACGCAGGTGCGCGAGCTGGACCCCGTAACAAGCCGTTTCGTCGAGCGTGCCGAATTCACCCCCGGTGAGGATGAGGTGCCAGAGGTCTATACCCAGACCAAGGCGAAGGCCGACACGCGGTTCCGCATCGCGATGGCAGAGGGCGTGACAAGCTGGCAGGTGGCCGAGGCGTTGAAAGCCATCGACCTGCTGTCTGGCGAGATCGCGGCGGTGCCTGCGGAGGGATCTTTGGCCCCCGACAGCTATGAGGTGTCCGAAGGGGACGACCGTGCCGAAATCCTGACGCGTATGGCCGCGGCACAAGAACAGCGTTTGGCCGAAGCCTGGGAGGCTCGCGATCCGGGGCTGCCTGTCGAGACGCCTGAGGAACTGTTGATCCTTGCCTCTATCGTCGAGAAGGAAACCGGCGTACCGGAAGAGCGCGAACAGGTGGCGAGCGTTTTCGTCAACCGTTTGAACCAAGGCATGCGTCTGCAGACGGACCCGACCGTGATCTACGGGATCACCAACGGGCAGGGCGTCTTGGGGCGTGGTCTGCGCCGCAGCGAGCTGCGCAAGGAGACTCCGTTCAACACCTACGTCATCGATGCGCTGCCACCGACGCCGATTGCGAACCCCGGACGTGCGAGCCTGATGGCTGCGGCACAACCGGCCAGCGAGGACTATGTTTTCTTTGTTGCTGATGGCACCGGCGGTCACGCTTTTGCCGAGACATTGGAAGAGCATAACGCCAATGTCGCACGCTGGCGCAAGATCGAGGCGGAGCGTGGCGCGGAAGCGGCGGGCAATGCGTCGACGGGCGGGAACTAA
- a CDS encoding DNA-packaging protein, whose protein sequence is MPHQLPPTGDWRSWVIMGGRGAGKTRAGAEWVRAQVEGSRPLDAGRCRRVALVGETIEQVREVMIFGDSGILACSPADRRPDWEATRKRLVWPNGAVATVHTAHDPEGLRGPQFDAAWVDELAKWKKAEETWDQLQFALRLGEDPRVCVTTTPRNVGVLKNLLASPSTVTTHAPTEANAANLAGSFLEEVRARYRGTRLGRQELDGVLLADAEGALWTSERIEAGRVRDVPLLDRIVVGLDPATTAGAGSDECGIVVVGAQTQGPPQDWRAVVLADCTVQGATPSGWARAAISAMEQYGADRLVAEVNQGGQMVAEVLRQVDPLVPVKSVHASRGKVARAEPVAALYEQGRVGHVAGLDALEDQMCRMTARGFEGGGSPDRVDALVWALHELMIEPAAQWRMPGVRGL, encoded by the coding sequence ATGCCGCATCAGCTGCCCCCGACAGGCGATTGGCGGTCGTGGGTGATCATGGGCGGGCGCGGTGCGGGCAAGACGCGTGCGGGGGCGGAATGGGTGCGTGCGCAGGTCGAAGGGTCGCGGCCCTTGGATGCGGGGCGCTGTCGCCGCGTGGCGCTGGTGGGAGAGACCATCGAGCAGGTGCGCGAGGTGATGATCTTTGGCGACAGCGGGATATTGGCGTGCTCGCCCGCGGATCGGCGACCGGATTGGGAGGCGACGCGCAAGCGGTTGGTCTGGCCCAATGGGGCCGTGGCGACGGTGCATACGGCGCATGACCCAGAGGGGCTGCGCGGGCCGCAGTTTGACGCGGCTTGGGTGGACGAGCTGGCCAAGTGGAAAAAGGCCGAAGAGACGTGGGACCAGTTGCAGTTCGCTTTGCGGTTGGGGGAGGACCCGCGGGTCTGTGTGACCACGACTCCGCGCAATGTCGGCGTGCTGAAAAACCTGCTGGCGTCGCCGTCGACCGTGACCACCCATGCCCCGACAGAGGCGAATGCCGCGAACCTTGCGGGCTCTTTCCTGGAGGAGGTGCGGGCGCGCTATCGCGGGACGCGGTTGGGCCGACAGGAACTGGACGGTGTGTTGCTGGCTGATGCGGAAGGGGCGCTGTGGACCTCCGAGCGGATCGAGGCCGGGCGGGTGCGGGATGTGCCCTTGCTGGACCGGATCGTCGTGGGGTTGGACCCTGCGACCACCGCAGGCGCGGGGTCGGATGAATGCGGGATCGTGGTGGTGGGTGCCCAGACCCAAGGCCCGCCGCAGGATTGGCGCGCCGTGGTGCTGGCCGACTGCACGGTGCAGGGGGCGACCCCGTCGGGCTGGGCGCGCGCGGCGATCAGCGCGATGGAGCAGTACGGGGCGGATCGCCTTGTCGCCGAGGTCAATCAGGGCGGGCAGATGGTGGCGGAGGTCTTGCGTCAGGTCGACCCATTGGTGCCGGTCAAATCGGTTCATGCCAGCCGTGGCAAGGTGGCGCGGGCGGAGCCTGTGGCGGCACTTTATGAGCAGGGGCGCGTGGGGCATGTGGCGGGGTTGGACGCGCTGGAGGACCAGATGTGCCGGATGACAGCGCGGGGCTTTGAGGGCGGCGGATCGCCGGACCGCGTCGATGCGCTGGTCTGGGCGCTGCATGAGCTGATGATCGAGCCTGCGGCACAGTGGCGGATGCCCGGGGTGCGAGGATTATGA
- a CDS encoding phage portal protein has translation MVFDFLKRGAVEVVAEKKASATGPVVAVQTSGRVAWSPRDVVSLTRSGFCGNPVGFRSVKLIAEAAAALPLVLQDAAQRFEAHPLLDLVARPNGAQGRAELLEALYAQLLLTGNGYIEAVGAGPVPVELHVLRSDRMSVVPGADGWPVAYEYAVGGRKHRFDVAGDTAAICHIKNFHPQDDHYGFSPLQAAAMALDVHGAASRWSKALLDNAARPSGAIVYRGAEGQGKLSDDQYDRLVSEMESHHQGARNAGRPMLLEGGLDWKPMGFSPSDMEFHRTKEAAAREVALAFGVPPMLLGIAGDATYANYQEAHRAFYRLTVLPLATRVAAALGAWLAGFTHEAVTLKPDLDQVPALAQERDAQWARVAGADFLSQAEKRSLLGLPAVAADG, from the coding sequence ATGGTTTTTGATTTTCTCAAACGGGGGGCGGTTGAGGTGGTTGCGGAGAAGAAAGCCTCTGCCACGGGGCCTGTCGTTGCGGTTCAGACCAGCGGGCGCGTGGCCTGGAGCCCGCGCGATGTGGTCAGCCTGACGCGCAGCGGGTTTTGCGGCAACCCTGTGGGGTTTCGGTCGGTGAAGCTGATTGCGGAGGCCGCGGCGGCCCTGCCGCTGGTGTTGCAGGATGCCGCGCAAAGGTTCGAGGCGCATCCGCTGCTGGATCTGGTGGCACGGCCCAATGGGGCGCAGGGGCGTGCGGAGCTGCTGGAGGCGCTTTATGCGCAGCTGTTGTTGACGGGCAACGGCTATATCGAGGCGGTTGGCGCGGGGCCGGTGCCGGTGGAGCTGCATGTTTTGCGGTCGGATCGCATGTCGGTGGTGCCGGGGGCGGATGGTTGGCCGGTGGCCTATGAATATGCCGTCGGCGGGCGCAAGCATCGGTTTGACGTGGCCGGGGATACGGCCGCGATCTGTCACATCAAGAATTTCCACCCGCAGGATGACCATTATGGGTTCAGCCCGTTGCAGGCGGCGGCGATGGCCTTGGATGTGCATGGCGCGGCTTCGCGCTGGAGCAAGGCGTTGCTGGATAATGCGGCGCGGCCATCGGGGGCGATTGTGTATCGCGGTGCGGAGGGGCAGGGCAAGCTGAGCGATGATCAGTATGACCGTCTGGTCAGCGAGATGGAGAGCCATCATCAAGGCGCGCGCAATGCGGGGCGGCCGATGCTGTTGGAAGGCGGGTTGGATTGGAAGCCGATGGGATTTTCGCCCTCGGACATGGAGTTTCACCGCACCAAGGAGGCGGCGGCGCGGGAAGTCGCGCTGGCCTTTGGGGTGCCGCCGATGCTGCTGGGGATCGCGGGGGATGCGACCTATGCCAATTATCAGGAGGCGCATCGGGCGTTCTACCGGCTGACGGTCCTGCCTTTGGCCACGCGGGTTGCCGCGGCGCTTGGTGCGTGGCTGGCGGGGTTCACGCATGAGGCAGTGACGTTGAAGCCCGATTTGGATCAGGTGCCCGCCCTGGCGCAGGAGCGTGACGCGCAATGGGCGCGGGTGGCGGGGGCGGATTTCCTGTCGCAGGCGGAAAAGCGGTCCTTGTTGGGGCTGCCAGCGGTGGCGGCGGATGGTTGA
- a CDS encoding HK97 family phage prohead protease — protein sequence MEDGMRFGLGSENGRGLPHMGAGLEHKFARFDEGLVVEGGTEISGYASLFGRVDQGGDLVARGAYGASLAAAEAAGRRIKMLWQHDPAQPIGVWDELREDARGLWVKGRLLDSVARGREAAALIEAGAIDGLSIGYRTQRAAKNDAGQRVLQTLDLWEVSLVTFPMLPTARIAAKGDFIAIGDVLRGMAGVFDEARRNLKRNGG from the coding sequence ATGGAAGATGGCATGCGCTTCGGCCTCGGGTCGGAGAACGGGAGAGGTTTGCCCCATATGGGCGCTGGGTTGGAGCATAAGTTCGCGCGTTTCGACGAGGGGCTTGTGGTGGAGGGCGGCACCGAGATCAGCGGCTATGCCAGCCTGTTCGGGCGGGTCGATCAGGGTGGTGATCTGGTGGCACGGGGGGCCTATGGCGCGTCGCTGGCGGCGGCGGAGGCCGCGGGGCGCCGGATCAAGATGCTATGGCAGCATGATCCGGCACAGCCCATCGGTGTGTGGGACGAGCTGCGCGAGGATGCGCGGGGGCTTTGGGTCAAGGGGCGGCTGCTGGACAGTGTGGCGCGGGGCCGCGAGGCGGCGGCCTTGATCGAGGCAGGGGCGATTGATGGCCTGAGCATCGGCTATCGCACGCAGCGGGCGGCCAAGAATGACGCGGGCCAGCGGGTGCTGCAGACCCTGGACCTGTGGGAGGTGTCGCTGGTGACCTTTCCCATGCTCCCCACGGCGCGGATCGCGGCCAAAGGGGATTTTATCGCCATCGGAGACGTCTTGCGCGGCATGGCCGGTGTCTTTGACGAGGCGCGGCGGAATTTGAAACGGAACGGAGGGTAA
- a CDS encoding phage major capsid protein, whose protein sequence is MERHEDDMGTEPRGAVEEMRRAVGGFVQNFKGFQDEMTTKLQQTEERMTMLDRKMTLPARTPLAGAVETGAPHQKALHAYIRNGDDDGLRGLELESKALSAAVNSDGGYLVDPQTSDRVKSVLNATASIRAIASVVQVEATSYDVLVDHADVGAGWATETGAVSETDTPQIDRITIPLHELSALPKASQRLLDDSAFDIEAWLAGRIADKFSRAEAAAFIHGDGIDKPKGFLAHATVDNVIWEWGNLGYVPTGVAGEITADAVVDLVYALGAQYRAQASFVMSSKTAGIVRKLKDLDGRFLWSDGMTQGQPARLMGYPVLVAEDMPDVAADSFSVAFGDFAAGYTVAERPDLRILRDPFSAKPHVLFYATKRVGGDVSDFAAIKLLKFGTA, encoded by the coding sequence ATGGAACGACACGAGGATGACATGGGCACCGAGCCCCGAGGCGCGGTCGAGGAGATGCGCCGCGCTGTGGGTGGATTTGTGCAGAATTTCAAAGGGTTTCAGGACGAGATGACGACCAAGTTGCAACAAACAGAAGAGCGAATGACTATGTTGGATCGAAAGATGACTTTGCCGGCGCGCACACCATTGGCGGGGGCTGTAGAGACGGGCGCGCCGCATCAGAAGGCGCTGCATGCCTATATCCGCAACGGCGACGACGACGGGTTGCGCGGGCTTGAGCTGGAGAGCAAGGCGCTGTCGGCGGCGGTGAATTCGGATGGTGGCTATCTGGTGGACCCGCAGACCTCGGATCGGGTGAAATCGGTGTTGAATGCAACGGCCTCTATCCGGGCGATTGCGTCGGTGGTGCAGGTCGAGGCGACCTCTTACGACGTGCTGGTGGATCATGCGGATGTGGGTGCCGGTTGGGCGACAGAAACGGGGGCCGTGTCCGAGACCGATACGCCGCAGATCGACCGGATTACCATCCCGCTGCACGAGTTGAGCGCGCTGCCCAAAGCCTCGCAGCGGTTGCTGGATGACAGTGCCTTTGACATCGAAGCCTGGTTGGCCGGGCGGATCGCCGATAAATTCTCGCGGGCAGAGGCCGCGGCCTTTATCCACGGGGACGGGATCGACAAGCCCAAGGGGTTTCTGGCCCATGCCACGGTCGACAATGTGATCTGGGAGTGGGGCAATCTGGGCTATGTGCCCACCGGTGTCGCAGGCGAGATCACGGCGGATGCGGTGGTTGATCTGGTCTATGCGCTTGGGGCGCAGTACCGCGCGCAGGCGAGTTTTGTGATGAGCTCGAAGACCGCGGGCATTGTGCGCAAGCTCAAGGATCTGGACGGGCGGTTCCTGTGGTCTGACGGGATGACGCAGGGCCAGCCCGCGCGGCTGATGGGCTATCCGGTGCTGGTGGCCGAGGATATGCCCGATGTGGCGGCGGATTCATTCTCGGTCGCCTTCGGTGATTTTGCAGCCGGTTACACCGTAGCAGAGCGGCCCGACCTGCGGATCCTGCGCGATCCCTTCAGCGCCAAGCCGCATGTGCTGTTCTATGCCACCAAACGGGTGGGCGGCGACGTGAGCGACTTTGCCGCGATCAAGCTGCTGAAATTCGGCACCGCCTAA
- a CDS encoding head-tail connector protein, whose translation MLIEETGVAEADLPLEPFKAHLRMGSGFGTETVQESVLASFLRAAIAAIEARTGKALISRLFTMTVQEWADPQAQALPVGPVRQIVSVTVVARDAMETVIEPQRYWLVRDMQAPLLKPSGAMLPFIPPQGSVQVVFEAGLGESWGAVPADLQQAVLMLAAHYYEYRHETRLGDGCMPFGVSSLIERYRPLRIGLGARA comes from the coding sequence ATGTTGATCGAAGAGACAGGGGTGGCGGAGGCCGATCTGCCGCTGGAGCCGTTCAAGGCGCATTTGCGGATGGGCAGCGGTTTTGGCACCGAAACCGTACAAGAGTCCGTTTTGGCGAGCTTTTTGCGTGCCGCCATTGCCGCGATTGAGGCGCGTACAGGTAAGGCGCTGATCTCGCGGTTGTTTACCATGACCGTGCAAGAGTGGGCGGACCCGCAGGCGCAGGCTTTGCCCGTGGGGCCGGTCCGGCAGATCGTGAGCGTCACCGTGGTGGCGCGGGATGCGATGGAGACGGTGATCGAGCCGCAGCGCTATTGGCTGGTGCGCGATATGCAGGCGCCGCTGCTGAAGCCATCAGGGGCGATGCTGCCGTTCATTCCGCCGCAAGGGTCGGTGCAGGTCGTGTTCGAGGCGGGGCTTGGGGAAAGCTGGGGCGCTGTGCCCGCGGATTTGCAGCAGGCCGTGCTGATGCTGGCAGCGCATTACTATGAATACCGCCACGAGACCCGCCTTGGGGACGGCTGCATGCCCTTTGGGGTGAGCAGCCTGATCGAGCGCTACCGCCCGCTGCGGATCGGTTTGGGGGCACGCGCATGA
- a CDS encoding head-tail adaptor protein, with the protein MSRLSLSRRLVLEAQVPQPDGAGGESRSWVRVGDLWADVTARRGRRLGRGGVAVSRGVYVVTVRGAPVGDPARPLPQQRFREGTRVYQIQSVAEQDAQGRYLACLTHEEVAV; encoded by the coding sequence ATGAGCCGGCTGTCGTTGAGCCGCCGCTTGGTGTTGGAGGCGCAGGTGCCTCAGCCTGATGGTGCCGGCGGAGAGAGCCGGAGCTGGGTGCGTGTGGGGGATCTCTGGGCGGATGTTACGGCGCGGCGGGGCCGGCGTTTGGGGCGTGGCGGTGTTGCGGTGAGCCGCGGGGTCTATGTGGTGACGGTACGCGGTGCGCCAGTGGGCGATCCCGCGCGCCCCTTGCCGCAGCAGCGCTTTCGCGAGGGGACACGGGTTTATCAGATCCAGTCGGTGGCCGAGCAGGACGCACAGGGGCGGTATCTGGCCTGCCTGACCCATGAGGAGGTGGCGGTATGA
- a CDS encoding DUF3168 domain-containing protein, with protein sequence MSYGMGFALQQAVFGVLSTDQEITALVGDAVFDAAPAGEVPALYVQLGSEAVRDASDGTGGGAEHRFTVLVVTHHAGFAPAKQVAAAVSDALVGGQFGLSRGRLVSLRFERAVARQVGADARRQIEMRFRARVQDG encoded by the coding sequence ATGAGCTATGGCATGGGGTTTGCCCTGCAACAGGCGGTCTTTGGCGTGTTGAGCACGGATCAGGAGATCACGGCGCTGGTGGGGGATGCGGTTTTTGATGCGGCTCCTGCGGGGGAGGTGCCGGCGCTGTATGTGCAGTTGGGGTCCGAAGCGGTGCGCGATGCCTCTGACGGGACGGGCGGCGGGGCGGAGCATCGGTTCACGGTTCTTGTCGTCACGCATCATGCGGGGTTCGCCCCCGCGAAACAGGTGGCCGCTGCGGTGAGTGATGCGCTGGTCGGTGGGCAGTTTGGCCTGAGCCGCGGGCGGCTGGTGAGCTTGCGGTTCGAGCGGGCCGTCGCACGACAGGTCGGAGCGGATGCGCGCCGCCAGATAGAGATGCGGTTCAGGGCGCGGGTTCAGGACGGCTGA
- a CDS encoding phage major tail protein, TP901-1 family, which yields MAVQAGKDLLVKVDMTSDGQFETIAGLRATRVSFNAEPVEVTSLDSEGGWRELLAGAGVRSAAISGSGVFRDAGTDERARQLFFDGLTPDFQIVIPSFGIIEGPFQVAAIEYGGSLNGEATYELSLQSAGQLSFTADMADAPEGGV from the coding sequence ATGGCTGTTCAAGCGGGCAAAGATCTTTTGGTCAAGGTGGACATGACGAGCGATGGTCAGTTCGAAACGATCGCGGGGCTGCGTGCCACGCGGGTGAGCTTTAACGCGGAGCCGGTTGAGGTGACCTCGCTTGACAGTGAGGGGGGCTGGCGGGAGCTGCTGGCGGGCGCGGGCGTCCGATCTGCCGCAATCAGCGGGTCGGGGGTGTTTCGCGATGCGGGCACGGATGAACGAGCGCGGCAGTTGTTCTTTGACGGGCTGACGCCGGATTTTCAGATCGTGATCCCCAGCTTCGGCATTATCGAGGGGCCGTTCCAGGTGGCGGCCATTGAATATGGCGGGTCGCTGAATGGCGAGGCGACCTATGAGCTGAGCCTGCAATCCGCGGGGCAGCTGAGCTTTACCGCGGATATGGCAGACGCGCCCGAGGGCGGGGTCTGA
- a CDS encoding GTA-gp10 family protein, giving the protein MVNRWRGDVALVVNGQRRVARLTLGALAELEETLEEPSLVALVERFEGHRFSSRDVLLLLAAGLRAGGTEVSAETLAQAEIEGGPVAASQAAAELLARAFVVPV; this is encoded by the coding sequence ATGGTGAACCGGTGGCGAGGGGATGTGGCGCTGGTGGTGAATGGTCAGCGACGCGTGGCACGGCTGACCCTGGGGGCCTTGGCCGAGCTGGAGGAGACGCTGGAGGAGCCGTCTCTGGTGGCTTTGGTCGAGCGGTTCGAGGGGCATCGGTTCAGCAGTCGGGATGTGCTGTTGCTGTTGGCCGCGGGCCTGCGTGCAGGGGGGACTGAGGTAAGTGCCGAGACGCTTGCGCAAGCCGAGATCGAGGGCGGGCCGGTTGCCGCCTCTCAGGCCGCCGCAGAGCTTTTGGCGCGTGCCTTTGTTGTGCCGGTATGA
- a CDS encoding rcc01693 family protein → MDWAALLRAGLRGLSLTPDAFWALTPAELQLMLGSEAGRAPLLGDGLAALMAAYPDRQREED, encoded by the coding sequence ATGGACTGGGCTGCGCTACTGCGGGCGGGGCTGAGGGGATTGTCGCTGACGCCCGACGCATTCTGGGCGCTCACGCCGGCGGAGCTGCAACTGATGCTGGGGAGCGAGGCGGGGCGGGCTCCGCTGTTGGGGGATGGATTGGCAGCCTTGATGGCGGCTTATCCCGATAGGCAGAGAGAGGAAGACTGA
- a CDS encoding phage tail tape measure protein, producing MAQDDTFEGLDDGAERLNETLGATATLVAGFDAELRRMRSALAATGKDVATLEKGLSRGLRKAFDGVAFDGMKLSDALSTVARSMVNTTYNAAMKPVSDHVGGLISQGVGSLVQGILPFADGAPFSQGRVMPFAQGGIVSTATGFGMRGGMGLMGEAGPEAIMPLARGPDGKLGVKGGASGGTTVVMNITTPDAQGFQRSQSQIAAQLSRALNAGNRNR from the coding sequence ATGGCACAGGATGATACATTCGAGGGGCTAGACGATGGCGCAGAGCGGTTGAATGAGACGCTTGGCGCGACGGCCACGCTGGTGGCTGGTTTCGATGCCGAACTGCGCCGTATGCGCAGCGCATTGGCCGCGACAGGCAAGGATGTCGCGACGTTAGAGAAGGGGCTGAGCCGTGGATTGCGCAAGGCTTTTGATGGTGTCGCGTTTGACGGGATGAAACTGTCGGATGCGCTGTCCACCGTGGCGCGGTCGATGGTGAACACGACTTATAACGCGGCGATGAAGCCGGTGTCCGATCACGTCGGCGGGCTGATCAGTCAGGGCGTGGGATCACTGGTGCAGGGAATACTTCCCTTTGCCGACGGGGCACCGTTTTCCCAAGGACGTGTGATGCCTTTTGCCCAAGGGGGGATTGTCAGCACCGCCACAGGCTTTGGCATGCGTGGGGGGATGGGGCTGATGGGCGAGGCCGGACCGGAGGCGATCATGCCCTTGGCGCGGGGGCCGGACGGTAAGCTGGGTGTCAAAGGCGGCGCGAGCGGCGGGACGACCGTGGTCATGAACATCACCACCCCTGATGCGCAGGGATTCCAACGCAGTCAAAGCCAGATCGCCGCTCAGCTGAGCCGCGCGCTGAACGCTGGCAACCGTAACCGCTAG
- a CDS encoding DUF2460 domain-containing protein: MNFHDVRFPPSLSFGSLGGPQRRTDVVTLANGYEERNTPWAHSRRVYDAGLGMRSIDDVQALTGFFEARMGQMYGFRWKDWADFKSCASSVGVTFEDQSLGFGDGVRTDYQLVKTYSSGGHSYVRPITKPVAGTVRVGIEQDALQEGSDYEVDVSTGIIRFAHAPDPEMQVLAGFEFDVPVRFDTDRILVSVASFQAGQVPDVPVIEVRV, translated from the coding sequence ATGAATTTTCACGATGTCAGATTTCCACCTAGCCTGAGCTTTGGGTCCCTCGGGGGGCCGCAACGCCGTACCGATGTGGTGACGCTCGCCAACGGGTATGAGGAGCGCAACACCCCCTGGGCCCATTCACGCCGTGTGTATGATGCGGGGCTGGGGATGCGCTCTATCGACGATGTCCAAGCGCTCACGGGGTTCTTTGAGGCGCGTATGGGGCAGATGTACGGGTTTCGCTGGAAGGATTGGGCGGATTTCAAATCCTGCGCCTCTTCGGTCGGGGTCACGTTCGAGGATCAGAGCCTTGGTTTCGGGGATGGTGTTCGGACGGACTATCAACTGGTCAAGACCTATAGCTCGGGCGGGCATAGCTATGTCAGGCCTATTACCAAGCCGGTTGCCGGAACCGTGCGCGTCGGGATAGAGCAGGACGCCCTGCAAGAGGGGAGCGATTATGAGGTTGACGTGAGCACGGGCATCATCCGTTTCGCCCATGCGCCGGACCCCGAAATGCAAGTGTTGGCGGGGTTCGAATTCGACGTGCCTGTCCGCTTTGACACGGATCGCATTCTGGTCAGCGTTGCCAGCTTTCAGGCGGGGCAGGTGCCGGATGTGCCTGTGATCGAGGTGCGGGTATGA